The following are encoded together in the Acanthochromis polyacanthus isolate Apoly-LR-REF ecotype Palm Island chromosome 14, KAUST_Apoly_ChrSc, whole genome shotgun sequence genome:
- the akap17a gene encoding LOW QUALITY PROTEIN: A-kinase anchor protein 17A (The sequence of the model RefSeq protein was modified relative to this genomic sequence to represent the inferred CDS: inserted 3 bases in 3 codons; deleted 1 base in 1 codon), whose translation MTTIVHDTTEAVCLSTEYSLYLKPIAKMTISVALPQLKLPGKSISNWEVMERVKAMVAXEQFSALRISKSTMDFIRFEGEVENKTVVKSLLSRLDGKSIKLSGFTDVLKVRAVENKXDFPTRHDWDSFFRDAKDMNETLPGERPDTIHLEGLPCRWFSQKDGPYPDRPSEEVLLAVFQTFGKVRNVDXPMLDPYREEMLDKNFSTFSFGGHLNFEAYVQYQEYCGFTKAMDTMRSMKLMLKGDDGKAVACNIKVTFDTSKHLSESALKRRSLERLKLQELERQREEQKRREKEEEERRKEEERKQKEQEEEEKERKKEERIRKREQKLREREERRNMKKVRRQQEEEQKKLQMKIAMEERRLLLAQRNLESIRLIAELLARAKSLKQQQQVKERAEREERERQEQARQKEELARLQQLEACRRKQEEELRRVEVEKERALELQRREKELRERLLCNLLKKSCAKTTGPSGTQDQAGPETSEGTSDPGDVMVGVLGWVNGGKADESKEKQASKSSVHSQALGKNKATEERRGGEDRKKDRVGRRDEVVRSRQSMERERGHSHRDRSPYSRGRRRRSHSYSRRRRSSSRRRRSSSRQRRSHSRHHSGRRRSHSHCSRNTSSSRDRSRSSSGRSYSGGRSHRRSHRRGSRGSSKNSNKSRDRRSHSHYSRRYRRHSNCRDRSHSRRR comes from the exons ATGACCACCATAGTCCATGACACCACAGAGGCCGTGTGCCTCTCCACTGAATACAGCCTGTATCTCAAGCCCATTGCCAAAATGACTATCAGCGTAGCTTTGCCCCAGCTCAAGCTGCCAGGCAAGAGCATCTCCAACTGGGAGGTGATGGAGAGGGTCAAGGCCATGGTAG CGGAGCAGTTTTCAGCCCTGCGAATCTCCAAGAGCACCATGGACTTCATCCGCTTTGAGGGGGaggtggaaaacaaaacagtggTCAAGAGTCTGCTGAGTCGTCTAGATGGAAAGAGCATCAAACTCAGTGGATTTACTGATGTGCTGAAG GTACGTGCAGTAGAGAATA TGGATTTTCCTACACGCCATGACTGGGACTCCTTTTTCCGTGATGCTAAGGACATGAATGAGACTCTTCCAGGAGAGAGGCCTGACACCATCCACCTGGAAGGGCTTCCCTGTCGCTGGTTTAGCCAGAAGGAT GGCCCGTATCCTGACCGGCCCTCAGAGGAAGTCCTCCTTGCTGTTTTCCAGACATTTGGCAAG GTGCGAAATGTTG ATCCCATGCTGGACCCGTATAGGGAGGAGATGCTGGACAAGAacttcagcacattcagcttTGGGGGCCATCTGAACTTTGAGGCTTATGTCCAGTATCAGGAATACTGCGGCTTCACAAAGGCCATGGACACTATGCGCAGCATGAAGCTGATGCTGAAAGGAGACGATGGAAAAGCAGTGGCCTGTAACATCAAG GTGACTTTTGACACCAGCAAGCATCTCAGCGAGTCAGCTTTGAAGAGAAGAAGCCTGGAGAGGCTGAAATTACAGGAACTGGAGAGGCAGCGAGAGGAACAGAAACGTCGggagaaggaagaagaggagcgacgtaaggaggaggagag GAAACAGAAGgaacaggaagaggaggagaaggagaggaagaaggaggagaggatACGGAAGCGAGAGCAGAAGCtgcgagagagagaggagaggaggaataTGAAGAAGGTGAGGCGACAacaggaagaggagcagaagaagctGCAGATGAAGATCGCTATGGAGGAGAGGAGGCTCCTGCTGGCTCAACGCAACCTGGAATCCATACGGCTCATTGCTGAGCTGCTGGCCAGGGCGAAG tcactgaagcagcagcagcaggtgaaaGAGAGAGCTGAACGCGAAGAACGAGAGAGGCAGGAGCAGGCTCGACAGAAGGAGGAATTAGCCCGTCTTCAGCAGTTGGAGGCCTGTCGACGCaaacaggaggaggagttgCGAAGGGTGGAGGTGGAGAAGGAGCGAGCACTTGAGCTGCAACGCAGAGAGAAAGAGCTGAGGGAAAGACTGCTTTGTAACCTGCTGAAGAAGAGCTGTGCTAAAACTACAGGACCTTCAGGAACACAGGACCAGGCAGGCCCTGAGACAAGTGAGGGGACCTCAGATCCTGGTGATGTGATGGTTGGGGTCCTGGGTTGGGTAAACGGAGGGAAAGCTGATGAGAGCAAAGAAAAGCAAGCGTCCAAATCCAGTGTGCACTCCCAAGCTTTGGggaaaaataaagcaacagaagagaggagaggaggggaggacaGGAAAAAGGACAGAGTTGGCAGGAGGGACGAGGTGGTGAGGAGCAGGCAGAGCATGGAGCGAGAGCGGGGCCACTCCCACAGAGACAGGAGCCCGTACAGCCGGGGCAGGAGGAGGCGCTCCCACAGCTACAGTAGAAGGAGAAGGAGCTCCAGCCGCCGGAGGAGAAGCTCTAGTCGTCAGAGGAGGAGCCACAGTCGTCATCACAGCGGCAGGAGGCGCAGCCACAGCCATTGCAGCAGGAACACGAGCTCCAGCAGAGATCGTAGCCGGAGCAGCAGTGGCAGGAGTTACAGCGGAGGGAGGAGCCACAGGCGTAGTCATCGTAGAGGCAGCAGAGGGAGCTCAAAGAACAGCAATAAAAGTAGAGACAGGAGGAGTCACAGTCATTACAGTCGAAGGTACAGGAGACACAGCAACTGTAGGGATAGGAGCCACTCCAGACGACGCTGA
- the sowahca gene encoding LOW QUALITY PROTEIN: ankyrin repeat domain-containing protein SOWAHC (The sequence of the model RefSeq protein was modified relative to this genomic sequence to represent the inferred CDS: inserted 3 bases in 3 codons; deleted 4 bases in 3 codons): MMMASRCTEQAVHEFLLERGGXVQQMELIDHFLSLREENGQLKEGVDREVLKRIVDSVGFLKVEDGVKFVCLNSEGSAESVMRSDADGHDHSECNGNIQERLDNNYVNGNPENTQQTGAQKPQSASLDNDKQSNGNEQPAAPSQSKTSTPGGGGEVKLRDRRRRESAPVIGIPDLDQAPSGGSNNQQIRGARRVSKGSQRAMLTSCLSEDSALEGLEGIGDINTPKGSRRNFIELMMSSSPQVRRSMINRGSRLRDSVRSDGDSTSLLSSATDEDCASVTLDPLEHEWMLCASDGLWESLQPLLAVEPNLVTKRDFVXGFTCLHWAAKQGKAELLSQLLAFAKENTIPVNVNVRSSAGYTPLHLAAMHGHTQVVRVLLSDWEADPEARDYSGRRAIQYXPPPLAAGLQEEGVVTSPGAESDSESVNGSSGGGRGWRFPRVLQGNLNPLRLLNPPAEAAEEAAGNGKTKGGMQRKTSLSRLNARLHRATRHRAQIIHSASFRDTGEMGRGELPSSPLRTRPLSNLFG; encoded by the exons ATGATGATGGCGTCCCGGTGCACAGAGCAAGCCGTGCACGAGTTCCTgctggagagaggag gggtcCAACAGATGGAGCTGATCGATCATTTCCTATCACTTCGGGAGGAAAACGGTCAGTTAAAGGAAGGGGTGGACCGCGAGGTGCTGAAACGCATAGTTGACAGCGTGGGCTTCTTGAAGGTGGAGGACGGCGTGAAATTTGTGTGTTTGAACAGTGAAGGCAGCGCGGAGTCGGTGATGCGTTCGGACGCAGACGGCCACGATCACTCCGAGTGTAATGGTAACATCCAGGAGAGGCTGGACAACAATTATGTCAACGGCaatcctgaaaacacacagcaaacag GAGCACAAAAGCCACAGTCTGCCAGCCTGGACAATGACAAACAGTCAAATGGTAATGAGCAACCTGCAGCCCCCTCCCAGAGCAAGACCTCTACTCCTGGTGGTGGAGGGGAGGTGAAGCTGAGAGACAGGAGGAGGCGAGAGTCAGCTCCAGTTATTGGGATTCCAGATCTGGACCAGGCCCCCTCTGGAGGCTCCAACAACCAGCAGATCAGAGGAGCACGCAGGGTGTCCAAAGGGTCCCAGAGGGCCATGCTGACCAGCTGTCTGTCTGAAGACAGCGCTCTGGAGGGGCTGGAAGGTATTGGAGATATCAACACACCTAAGGGAAGCCGCAGGAACTTCATAGAGCTGATGATGAGCAGTTCTCCTCAG GTTCGGAGGTCTATGATCAACCGTGGCTCACGCCTCCGGGACTCCGTGAGGAGTGATGGCGACTCaacctccctcctctcctcagcCACCGATGAGGACTGTGCCTCGGTGACCCTGGACCCACTCGAGCATGAGTGGATGTTGTGCGCCTCAGATGGTCTGTGGGAAAGTCTGCAGCCCCTGCTGGCTGTGGAGCCCAACCTGGTGACCAAGAGAGACTTTG ACGGGTTTACCTGCCTCCACTGGGCAGCTAAGCAGGGCAAAGCTGAGCTGCTCTCCCAGCTGCTGGCCTTTGCCAAGGAGAACACTATACCTGTGAACGTGAATGTGAGATCAAGTGCTGGATACACACCTCTGCACCTGGCTGCCATGCATGGACACACACAG GTGGTCCGTGTGCTGCTGTCAGATTGGGAAGCCGACCCTGAAGCT CGAGATTACAGCGGCAGACGAGCCATCCAGT CTCCCCCACCGCTGGCCGCCGGCCTGCAGGAGGAGGGAGTGGTCACCTCACCCGGAGCCGAGTCGGACAGTGAAAGCGTGAACGGCAGCAGTGGGGGAGGGCGCGGCTGGAGGTTTCCCAGAGTC CTCCAGGGCAACCTGAACCCGCTGCGGCTGCTGAACCCACCGGCGGAGGCGGCCGAGGAGGCAGCAGGGAATGGGAAGACTAAGGGGGGCATGCAGAGGAAGACGTCCCTGAGCCGGCTGAACGCCCGGCTGCACCGAGCCACGCGCCACCGAGCCCAGATCATCCACAGCGCCTCCTTCAGGGACACGGGGGAGATGGGAAGAGGGGAG CTACCCAGCAGTCCTCTCCGAACCAGGCCGCTGTCCAACCTCTTTGGATAA
- the septin10 gene encoding septin 10, translating into MASSDVARQPDKGVRPLSLAGHVGFDSLPDQLVNKSICQGFCFNILCIGETGIGKSTLMDTLFNTNFENFESSHFEPQVKLRAQTYDLQESNVRLRLTVVNTVGFGDQMNKQESYQPVVDYIDRQFESYLQEELKIKRSLHNYHDSRVHACLYFISPSGHSLKSLDLVTMKKLDSKVNIIPVIAKADTISKSELHKFKIKIMSELVSNGVQIYQFPLDDETVAKVNTTMNGHLPFAVVGSTEEVSVGNKMVKARQYPWGVVQVENENHCDFVKLREMLICVNMEDLREQTHTRHYELYRRCKLEEMGFKDTDPECKPVSLQQTYEAKRQEFLVELQKREDEMRQMFVQRVKEKEAELKDAERELQGRFEQLKRLHADEKAALEEKKRLFEDDQSSFSKRRAAAQLLQAQSLTANGKKDKDRKNSGFM; encoded by the exons ATGGCCTCCTCGGACGTTGCTCGGCAGCCG GATAAAGGAGTCCGGCCCCTGTCCCTCGCCGGCCATGTGGGCTTTGACAGCCTTCCAGATCAGCTTGTCAACAAGTCCATCTGCCAGGGCTTCTGCTTCAATATTCTCTGCATTG GTGAGACCGGTATTGGCAAGTCTACCCTGATGGACACCCTATTTAATACCAACTTTGAGAACTTTGAGTCATCCCACTTTGAACCTCAGGTGAAGCTGCGGGCTCAAACCTACGACCTTCAGGAGAGTAATGTCAGGCTACGTCTCACTGTTGTCAACACTGTGGGCTTTGGAGACCAAATGAACAAACAAGAGAG CTATCAGCCGGTGGTGGATTACATCGACAGGCAGTTTGAGAGTTACCTGCAGGAGGAGTTGAAAATCAAACGCTCCCTTCACAACTACCACGACTCGCGAGTCCATGCCTGCCTTTACTTCATCTCTCCCTCAGGTCATTCACTGAAATCCCTTGACCTTGTCACCATGAAGAAACTAGACAGCAAG GTGAACATCATCCCCGTGATCGCCAAAGCCGACACCATCAGCAAGAGCGAACTGCACAAGTTCAAGATCAAAATCATGAGTGAGCTGGTCAGCAACGGTGTCCAGATCTACCAGTTCCCCCTGGATGATGAGACCGTAGCAAAGGTCAACACCACCATGAAT GGTCATTTGCCGTTTGCTGTAGTAGGCAGCACAGAGGAAGTCAGCGTTGGCAACAAGATGGTGAAAGCTCGCCAGTATCCATGGGGTGTAGTGCAAG TGGAGAACGAGAATCACTGTGACTTCGTGAAGCTGAGGGAGATGCTGATCTGTGTAAACATGGAGGACCTGAGAGAGCAGACACACACTCGTCACTACGAGCTGTACAGACGCTGCAAACTGGAGGAGATGGGATTCAAAGACACCGACCCAGAATGTAAACCTGTCAG TTTGCAGCAGACTTATGAGGCCAAACGTCAGGAGTtcctggtggagctgcagaagaGGGAGGATGAGATGAGGCAGATGTTTGTGCAGAGGGTGAAGGAGAAGGAGGCCGAGCTGAAGGACGCTGAGAGAGAG CTTCAGGGCCGCTTTGAGCAACTGAAGCGCCTCCATGCAGACGAGAAAGCGGCTCTGGAGGAAAAGAAGCGCCTTTTCGAAGACGACCAGAGCTCCTTCAGCAAGAGACGAGCTGCTGCTCAGCTCCTGCAGGCCCAGAGCCTCACCGCCAACGGCAAGAAGGACAAAGACCGCAAGAA ttCTGGCTTCATGTGA